In one Corythoichthys intestinalis isolate RoL2023-P3 chromosome 16, ASM3026506v1, whole genome shotgun sequence genomic region, the following are encoded:
- the mrm2 gene encoding rRNA methyltransferase 2, mitochondrial — MSRRHMLLPITLHPELPPQNMFCHLHRRFFNSSSCLAKKKTNAEHRWLTRQSKDPFVKASHTLNFRCRSAFKLLEIDDKFRLLQPGFSVVDCGAAPGAWSQVAVHRVNSAGTDSTSPLGTVVGIDLLNIPPLDGAHFLSNHDVADCITHAKLLDLLPGGQAHILLSDMAPNASGFRELDHERLVKLCASLLVLAEKILRPGGTLVCKYWDGALARHLQDKFCLAFGSVQSLKPNASRKDSAERYFLARNYRRPVKG; from the exons ATGTCCCGTAGACATATGCTTCTACCTATCACTCTGCACCCCGAATTACCTccacaaaacatgttttgtcaTCTACACCGTAGATTTTTCAATTCGTCGAGTTGTCTCGCGAAGAAGAAAACCAACGCAGAGCACAGGTGGCTCACGCGGCAGTCGAAGGACCCTTTCGTCAAAGCTTCGCACACCCTCAACTTTCGCTGTAGGAGCGCCTTCAAGTTGCTGGAGATCGACGACAAGTTCCGCCTCCTACAACCGGGTTTCTCCGTGGTGGACTGTGGAGCGGCGCCCGGAGCCTGGAGCCAGGTGGCCGTGCACCGGGTCAACTCAGCGGGGACCG ATTCAACGTCACCCCTGGGTACTGTAGTCGGCATCGACCTCCTAAACATACCACCTCTGGACGGCGCGCACTTCCTGTCCAACCACGACGTCGCCGACTGCATCACACACGCCAAGCTGCTGGACCTCCTTCCCGGCGGACAGGCTCACATCCTCCTTAGCGACATGGCGCCCAACGCCAGCGGCTTTCGGGAGCTGGACCACGAGAGACTCGTCAAGTTGTGCGCATCTCTGCTGGTCTTGGCAGAGAAAATTTTGCGGCCGGGAGGCACTCTGGTGTGCAAATACTGGGATGGTGCCCTGGCCCGTCATCTCCAGGACAAATTCTGTCTCGCGTTTGGGAGCGTTCAGAGTTTAAAGCCAAACGCAAGCCGGAAAGACTCCGCTGAGAGGTATTTCCTCGCCAGAAACTATAGGAGACCAGTCAAGGGATAG
- the nudt1 gene encoding oxidized purine nucleoside triphosphate hydrolase produces the protein MVSPKLLTLVMVVQPGRVLLGMKKRGFGAGKWNGFGGKVQDGETVEEGARRELIEESGLTVDALEKVGNIQFEFVGETQLLDVHIFRADSYIGEPTETEEMRPQWFDCDKIPYDQMWPDDKLWYPLLLQKKKFVGYFLFQGHDVILRQKLDEVKEL, from the exons ATGGTGAGTCCCAAGCTGCTCACTCTTGTTATGGTGGTCCAACCTGGAAGGGTGCTGTTGGGCATGAAGAAGAGGGGATTCGGGGCTGGGAAGTGGAATGGTTTTGGAGGCAAAGTTCAAGATGGAGAAACTGTTGAGGAAGGTGCAAGAAG ggaACTCATTGAAGAAAGTGGCCTCACAGTTGATGCACTGGAAAAGGTGGGAAATATACAATTTGAATTTGTCGGCGAGACACAGCTGCTTGATGTCCATATTTTTCGGGCTGATTCGTACATTGGAGAGCCAACGGAAACAGAAG AAATGAGACCTCAGTGGTTCGACTGCGACAAAATCCCTTATGACCAAATGTGGCCTGACGACAAGCTTTGGTATCCGCTGCTGCTGCAGAAGAAAAAATTCGTGGGCTACTTTCTCTTCCAGGGCCACGATGTCATTCTCCGCCAAAAGCTGGACGAAGTGAAGGAGCTGTGA